The Symphalangus syndactylus isolate Jambi chromosome 8, NHGRI_mSymSyn1-v2.1_pri, whole genome shotgun sequence genome includes a window with the following:
- the AGXT gene encoding alanine--glyoxylate aminotransferase, which produces MASHKLLVPPPKALLKPLSIPNRLLMGPGPSNLPPRTMAAGGLQMIGPMNKDMYQIMDEIKEGIQYVFQTRNPLTLVISGSGHCALEAALVNVLEPGDSFLVGANGIWGQRAVDIGERMGARVHPMTKDPGGHYTLQEVEEGLARHKPVLLFLTHGESSTGVLQPLDGFGELCHRYKCLLLVDSVVSLGGTPLYMDQQGIDILYSGSQKALNAPPGTSLISFSDKAKKKMYSRKTKPFSFYLDIKWLANFWGCDDQPRMYHHTIPVISLYSLRESLALIAEQGLENSWHQHREAAAYLHGRLQALGLQLFVKDPALRLPTVTAVAVPAGYDWRDIVSYVMDHFDIEIMGGLGPSTGKVLRIGLLGCNATRENVDHVIDALRAALQHCPKKKL; this is translated from the exons ATGGCCTCTCACAAGCTGCTGGTACCCCCGCCCAAGGCCCTGCTCAAGCCCCTCTCCATCCCCAACCGGCTCCTAATGGGGCCCGGTCCCTCCAACCTGCCTCCTCGCACCATGGCAGCCGGGGGGCTGCAGATGATCGGGCCCATGAACAAGGATATGTACCAG ATCATGGACGAGATCAAGGAAGGCATCCAGTACGTGTTCCAGACCAGGAACCCACTCACACTGGTCATCTCTGGCTCGGGACACTGTGCCCTGGAGGCCGCCCTGGTCAATGTGCTGGAGCCTGGGGACTCCTTCCTGGTTGGGGCCAATGGCATTTGGGGGCAGCGAGCCGTGGACATCGGGGAGCGCATGG GAGCCCGAGTGCACCCGATGACCAAGGACCCTGGAGGCCATTACACCctgcaggaggtggaggag GGCCTGGCCCGGCACAAGCCAGTACTGCTGTTCTTAACCCACGGGGAGTCGTCCACCGGCGTGCTGCAGCCCCTCGACGGCTTCGGGGAACTCTGCCACAG GTACAAGTGCCTGCTCCTGGTGGATTCGGTGGTGTCCCTGGGTGGGACCCCCCTTTACATGGACCAGCAAG GCATCGACATCCTGTACTCGGGTTCCCAGAAGGCCCTGAACGCCCCTCCAGGGACCTCGCTCATCTCCTTCAGTGACAAGGCCAA AAAGAAGATGTACTCCCGCAAGACGAAGCCCTTCTCCTTCTACCTGGACATCAAGTGGCTGGCCAACTTCTGGGGCTGTGACGACCAGCCCAGGAT GTACCATCACACGATCCCTGTCATCAGCCTGTACAGCCTGAGAGAGAGCCTGGCCCTCATTGCGGAACAG GGCCTGGAGAACAGCTGGCACCAGCACCGCGAGGCCGCGGCATATCTGCATGGGCGCCTGCAGGCACTGGGGCTGCAGCTCTTCGTGAAGGACCCA GCGCTCCGGCTGCCCACCGTCACTGCTGTGGCTGTGCCCGCTGGCTATGACTGGAGAGACATCGTCAGCTACGTCATGGACCACTTCGACATTGAGATCATGGGTGGCCTTGGGCCCTCCACGGGGAAG GTGCTGCGGATCGGCCTGCTGGGCTGCAACGCCACCCGCGAGAATGTGGACCACGTGATAGATGCCCTGAGGGCGGCCCTGCAGCACTGTCCCAAGAAGAAGCTGTGA
- the MAB21L4 gene encoding protein mab-21-like 4 isoform X2 produces MDTGVRGWGAAACRLGPAERAAGSLNASSLREEQLHLSLLVSSGWRTISFHVVPVVRRKLGVPALEGVQQMPGFPEGSLRRILGQGVGLVPASAQLWRTSADYLLTRLLGELGSLQGHRLDSLSILDRVNHESWRDSGRTDGLTFGHLKVVLLWASVLFPAPEDWAELQGAVYRLLVVLLCCLATRKLPHFLHPQRNLLQGSDLDLGAIYQRVEGFASQPEAALRIHATHLGCSPPPRIGSGLKALLQLPASDPTYWATAYFDVLLDKFQVFNIQDKDRISAMQSIFQKTRTLGGEES; encoded by the exons ATGGACACAGGTGTCCGGGGTTGGGGAGCTGCAGCCTGCAGGTTGGGGCCAGCAGAGAGGGCTGCAG GTTCGCTGAACGCGTCCAGCCTGAGGGAGGAACAGCTCCATCTGTCCTTGCTGGTGTCCAGCGGCTGGAGAACAATCAGCTTCCACGTGGTGCCCGTGGTGAGAAGGAAGCTTGGGGTGCCTGCCCTGGAGGGGGTGCAGCAGATGCCCGGATTCCCCGAGGGCAGCTTGAGAAGGATCCTCGGCCAAGGGGTGGGCCTGGTGCCGGCCAGCGCCCAGCTCTGGAG GACCTCTGCTGACTACCTGCTCACGAGGCTGCTGGGGGAGCTGGGCTCCCTGCAGGGTCATCGCCTGGACAGCCTCTCCATCCTCGACCGGGTCAACCACGAGAGCTGGCGTGACAGCGGCCGGACTGACGGCCTGACCTTTGGCCACCTGAAG GTGGTGCTGCTGTGGGCCTCCGTGCTCTTCCCAGCGCCCGAGGACTGGGCAGAGTTGCAGGGAGCCGTGTACCGCCTGCTGGTGGTGCTGCTCTGTTGTCTGGCCACGAGGAAGCTGCCCCACTTCCTCCACCCGCAGCGCAACCTGCTGCAGGGCAGCGACCTGGACCTCGGCGCCATCTACCAGCGCGTGGAGGGCTTCGCCAGCCAGCCCGAGGCGGCCCTGCGCATCCACGCCACCCACCTGGGCTGCAGCCCCCCGCCGCGCATCGGCTCCGGACTCAAGGCGCTCCTGCAGCTGCCGGCCAGCGACCCCACTTACTGGGCCACTGCCTACTTCGACGTCCTGCTGGACAAG ttccaggtcTTCAACATCCAGGATAAGGACCGGATCTCTGCCATGCAGAGCATCTTCCAGAAGACCAGGACTCTGGGCGGCGAGGAGAGCTGA
- the MAB21L4 gene encoding protein mab-21-like 4 isoform X1, which yields MPAPAVPTAAMAVQVPLWHHYLQAIRSREAPRAQDFQRAENVLLTVLERVHALDPRFIVDYSRGLEAFQFALRSSEDPMDMEVPLWVDAEALLIEEPEATQPGDGPELCRLGVPREGAGLERWTTDDTFTASSEGDAKCRGHIVPSKVLCVLKDLLVAAIVHCKHHSLIAPGSLNASSLREEQLHLSLLVSSGWRTISFHVVPVVRRKLGVPALEGVQQMPGFPEGSLRRILGQGVGLVPASAQLWRTSADYLLTRLLGELGSLQGHRLDSLSILDRVNHESWRDSGRTDGLTFGHLKVVLLWASVLFPAPEDWAELQGAVYRLLVVLLCCLATRKLPHFLHPQRNLLQGSDLDLGAIYQRVEGFASQPEAALRIHATHLGCSPPPRIGSGLKALLQLPASDPTYWATAYFDVLLDKFQVFNIQDKDRISAMQSIFQKTRTLGGEES from the exons ATGCCTGCCCCTGCTGTCCCCACCGCAGCCATGGCCGTGCAGGTGCCCCTGTGGCACCACTACCTGCAGGCCATCCGGTCCCGGGAGGCACCGCGTGCCCAGGACTTCCAGCGTGCAGAGAATGTGCTGCTCACGGTGCTGGAGCGCGTGCATGCCCTGGACCCCCGCTTCATCGTGGACTACTCCCGCGGCCTGGAGGCCTTCCAGTTCGCCCTGCGCTCCTCTGAGGATCCAATGGACATGGAGGTGCCCCTGTGGGTGGATGCCGAGGCTCTACTGATTGAGGAACCAGAGGCCACCCAGCCGGGGGATGGCCCTGAATTATGCCGCCTGGGTGTGCCCAGGGAAGGGGCTGGCCTGGAGCGGTGGACCACCGATGATACCTTCACTGCCTCCTCAGAGGGTGACGCCAAGTGCCGTGGACACATTGTGCCCAGCAAGGTCCTGTGTGTCCTCAAGGACCTGCTGGTGGCAGCCATCGTACACTGCAAGCACCACAGTCTCATCGCGCCAG GTTCGCTGAACGCGTCCAGCCTGAGGGAGGAACAGCTCCATCTGTCCTTGCTGGTGTCCAGCGGCTGGAGAACAATCAGCTTCCACGTGGTGCCCGTGGTGAGAAGGAAGCTTGGGGTGCCTGCCCTGGAGGGGGTGCAGCAGATGCCCGGATTCCCCGAGGGCAGCTTGAGAAGGATCCTCGGCCAAGGGGTGGGCCTGGTGCCGGCCAGCGCCCAGCTCTGGAG GACCTCTGCTGACTACCTGCTCACGAGGCTGCTGGGGGAGCTGGGCTCCCTGCAGGGTCATCGCCTGGACAGCCTCTCCATCCTCGACCGGGTCAACCACGAGAGCTGGCGTGACAGCGGCCGGACTGACGGCCTGACCTTTGGCCACCTGAAG GTGGTGCTGCTGTGGGCCTCCGTGCTCTTCCCAGCGCCCGAGGACTGGGCAGAGTTGCAGGGAGCCGTGTACCGCCTGCTGGTGGTGCTGCTCTGTTGTCTGGCCACGAGGAAGCTGCCCCACTTCCTCCACCCGCAGCGCAACCTGCTGCAGGGCAGCGACCTGGACCTCGGCGCCATCTACCAGCGCGTGGAGGGCTTCGCCAGCCAGCCCGAGGCGGCCCTGCGCATCCACGCCACCCACCTGGGCTGCAGCCCCCCGCCGCGCATCGGCTCCGGACTCAAGGCGCTCCTGCAGCTGCCGGCCAGCGACCCCACTTACTGGGCCACTGCCTACTTCGACGTCCTGCTGGACAAG ttccaggtcTTCAACATCCAGGATAAGGACCGGATCTCTGCCATGCAGAGCATCTTCCAGAAGACCAGGACTCTGGGCGGCGAGGAGAGCTGA
- the MAB21L4 gene encoding protein mab-21-like 4 isoform X3: MDTGSLNASSLREEQLHLSLLVSSGWRTISFHVVPVVRRKLGVPALEGVQQMPGFPEGSLRRILGQGVGLVPASAQLWRTSADYLLTRLLGELGSLQGHRLDSLSILDRVNHESWRDSGRTDGLTFGHLKVVLLWASVLFPAPEDWAELQGAVYRLLVVLLCCLATRKLPHFLHPQRNLLQGSDLDLGAIYQRVEGFASQPEAALRIHATHLGCSPPPRIGSGLKALLQLPASDPTYWATAYFDVLLDKFQVFNIQDKDRISAMQSIFQKTRTLGGEES; the protein is encoded by the exons ATGGACACAG GTTCGCTGAACGCGTCCAGCCTGAGGGAGGAACAGCTCCATCTGTCCTTGCTGGTGTCCAGCGGCTGGAGAACAATCAGCTTCCACGTGGTGCCCGTGGTGAGAAGGAAGCTTGGGGTGCCTGCCCTGGAGGGGGTGCAGCAGATGCCCGGATTCCCCGAGGGCAGCTTGAGAAGGATCCTCGGCCAAGGGGTGGGCCTGGTGCCGGCCAGCGCCCAGCTCTGGAG GACCTCTGCTGACTACCTGCTCACGAGGCTGCTGGGGGAGCTGGGCTCCCTGCAGGGTCATCGCCTGGACAGCCTCTCCATCCTCGACCGGGTCAACCACGAGAGCTGGCGTGACAGCGGCCGGACTGACGGCCTGACCTTTGGCCACCTGAAG GTGGTGCTGCTGTGGGCCTCCGTGCTCTTCCCAGCGCCCGAGGACTGGGCAGAGTTGCAGGGAGCCGTGTACCGCCTGCTGGTGGTGCTGCTCTGTTGTCTGGCCACGAGGAAGCTGCCCCACTTCCTCCACCCGCAGCGCAACCTGCTGCAGGGCAGCGACCTGGACCTCGGCGCCATCTACCAGCGCGTGGAGGGCTTCGCCAGCCAGCCCGAGGCGGCCCTGCGCATCCACGCCACCCACCTGGGCTGCAGCCCCCCGCCGCGCATCGGCTCCGGACTCAAGGCGCTCCTGCAGCTGCCGGCCAGCGACCCCACTTACTGGGCCACTGCCTACTTCGACGTCCTGCTGGACAAG ttccaggtcTTCAACATCCAGGATAAGGACCGGATCTCTGCCATGCAGAGCATCTTCCAGAAGACCAGGACTCTGGGCGGCGAGGAGAGCTGA